The following coding sequences lie in one Clarias gariepinus isolate MV-2021 ecotype Netherlands chromosome 27, CGAR_prim_01v2, whole genome shotgun sequence genomic window:
- the LOC128515355 gene encoding trypsin-2-like → MRSLVLLLLVGACFALDDDKIVGGKECTSHSQPWQVSLNVGYHFCGGSLINQNWVVSAAHCYKSRLEVRLGEHHIQINEGTEQFISSAKVIRHPNYDSWNIDNDIMLIKLNQPASLNGYVQPVALPRSCPPAGTKCTVSGWGNTMSSTADSNKLQCLEVPILSERDCNNSYPGMITDAMFCAGYLEGGKDSCQGDSGGPVVCNNELQGIVSWGYGCAEKNRPGVYAKVCIFTDWISETMDRN, encoded by the exons ATGAGGTCTCTGGTCCTGCTTTTGCTTGTGGGAGCTTGTT TTGCTCTGGATGATGACAAGATTGTTGGAGGGAAAGAGTGCACGTCCCACTCCCAGCCCTGGCAGGTGTCTCTGAACGTCGGCTATCACTTCTGTGGTGGTTCTCTGATCAATCAGAACTGGGTTGTGTCTGCTGCTCACTGCTACAAATC TCGTCTGGAGGTTCGTTTGGGTGAACACCACATCCAGATTAATGAGGGCACAGAGCAGTTCATTTCCTCCGCAAAAGTTATCCGCCATCCCAACTATGACTCCTGGAATATTGACAATGACATCATGCTCATCAAGCTGAATCAACCTGCCAGCCTGAACGGCTATGtgcagcctgtggcactgcccAGGAGTTGCCCCCCTGCGGGTACCAAGTGCACAGTCTCTGGATGGGGAAACACCATGAGCTCCA CTGCTGACAGCAACAAGCTGCAGTGTCTGGAGGTCCCCATTCTCTCTGAGAGGGACTGTAATAACTCTTACCCTGGTATGATCACTGATGCCATGTTCTGCGCTGGCTACCTGGAGGGAGGCAAGGACTCATGCCAG GGAGACTCCGGTGGCCCTGTGGTGTGCAACAATGAGCTGCAGGGTATTGTGTCTTGGGGTTATGGCTGTGCTGAGAAGAATCGTCCTGGTGTCTATGCCAAG GTTTGCATTTTCACCGACTGGATTT